Within Sphingopyxis sp. MWB1, the genomic segment CTGTGCATCGTCGTCGGGATTGCCGCGGGGCATTGGCTGCCCGCCATTTTTGCCGCCATTGGCGCGGCGGAAATTGCCAAGGTCAATCTGCCGGTCGCGCTGCTGGTCTGGCTGATGATCATTCCCATGCTGCTCAAGATCGATTTTGCCGCGCTGGGCAAGGTGGGGCGGCATTGGCGCGGAATTGGCGTGACGCTGTTCGTCAATTGGGCGGTGAAGCCCTTTTCCATGGCGCTGCTCGGGGCGATTTTCATCGGCTGGCTGTTCGCGCCATGGCTGCCGGCGGACCAGATATCCTCCTATATCGCCGGGCTGATCCTGCTGGCGGCGGCGCCGTGCACGGCGATGGTCTTTGTGTGGTCGAACCTGTGCGAGGGCGAGCCGAGCTATACGCTGAGCCAGGTGGCGCTCAACGATGTGCTGATGCTGTTCCTGTTTGCGCCGCTGGTTGCGCTGCTCTTGGGTGTGGCGGCGATCATTGTGCCGTGGGACACGCTGATGCTGTCGGTGCTGCTTTATATTGTCGTGCCGGTGGTGCTGGCGCAGATGATTCGGCGCATGATGCTGGCGCGTGGCGGGGAGGTGGCGCTCGGCCGCCTGCTGGCGCGGCTGTCGCCCCTGTCACTCGCCGCCTTGCTTGCGACCCTGGTGCTGCTTTTCGGCTTTCAGGGCGAGCAGATTGTCGCGCAGCCGCTGATTATCGCGCTGCTGGCGGTGCCGATATTGATCCAGGTCTATTTCAACGCCGGGCTCGCCTATCTGCTCAATCGCGCGGTGGGGGAGGCGCATTGCGTCGCCGGACCATCGGCACTGATCGGCGCGAGCAATTTCTTTGAACTGGCGGTCGCGGCGGCGATCAGCCTGTTTGGCCTGCAATCAGGTGCGGCGCTGGCGACGGTGGTGGGCGTGTTGATCGAGGTGCCCGTGATGCTGTCGGTCGTCGCGATCGTTAACCGGTCCAAGGGCTGGTATGAACGCGGACGCGCGGTGGCGGCGCGGCAGGGCGCGGGCGCCGAAGGGGAGGCAAGGCTGTGAGCGATTTTCCTGTCACCATCTATCACAACCCCGATTGCGGGACATCGCGCAACGCGCTGGCGATGATCGAGGCCGCGGGATATGCGCCCGAGGTGATTGAGTATCGCCGCGCGGGGTGGACCGCCGAGCAGCTGGAGCAGCTGTGCGCGGCAATGGGCGTGCGCCCGCGCGCCTTGCTGCGCGAAAAGGGGACACCCGCAGCGGAGCTGGGCCTGGTGGATGAGGACGTGTCCGACGCGGCGATGATCGCCGCGATGGTCGCGCATCCTATTTTGGTGAATCGCCCGATCGTCGTGACGCCCAAGGGGGTGAAGCTATGTCGCCCGTCCGAACAGGTGCTGGAATTGCTTGAGCGGGCCCCGGCACAGTTTCAAAAGGAAGATGGCGAGATTATCCTGCCTTTTCCGGGCGGCCAATAAGCGCGGCGCGCAAGGGGTGTTGGAATAAGGCTTTGGAAAATTGGTCGGGACGAGAGGATTCGAACCTCCGACCCCCACACCCCCAGTGTGATGCGCTACCAGGCTGCGCTACGTCCCGACCGGCCCTGTTGGGCAGGCGAGGCCCCTAGCGCGGCTTGCGATGCGATGCAAGGCCATCCTCGCGCAAAGATGCGATAAGGCGCCGCCGGGGTCGCCAAAGCGGCGGACGCACGCCCTTCGCCCTTGACCGGCGCGCGATCATCGCCATTTTGGGCGCGCCTGGACGGGAGTGGGCCGCGATCAGCCATTGGTTGCGCGTCCTTTCGCTGCGTGATAGGCGCCGCGCCATATCTGTGCAGCCTGTCCGGTGAGGGGTGGGCCGCATATGCTGAACGGAAAGTCATACATTCATGTCGATGCAATTGCTTCTGACCCAGGCGGCCGGATCGGGGGGCGGGGCAGCCGGTTTCCTGATGCTGGTGCCCTATCTGCTGATCTTTGTCGTATTCTGGTTCTTCCTAATTCGCCCGCAGCAGGTGCGGATGAAGGAGCATAAGGCCAAGATTGCGGCGGTGAAGCCGCGCGATCAGGTCGTGACCGGCGGCGGGATCGTCGGCAAGGTCACGCGGGTCGACGATGATTTCGCCGATGTCGAAATTGCGCAGGGCGTGAAGATCAAGGTTGTGAAGGCAACCCTGTCGGACGTTCTGCAGCCCGGCGGCAAGCCCGCCAACGATTGACGGCGCACCGGGCCGCCCGATCGGCGGCGCGGTTCCCCCTAAAGGCAAGCGGAAACCATCCATGCTCGATTTTCCTCGCTGGAAAACCATCGGTATCAGCATCATATTGCTGCTGGGCGTCCTTTTTTCCATTCCCAGCTTCCTGCCCGAAAAGCAGTTTGAAAGCCTGCCCGGCTTTGCCCAGGCGAAGGTCAATCTGGGGCTTGACCTGGCGGGCGGCAGCCATTTGTTGCTGGAAGCGGATCTTGCCGATCTGGA encodes:
- the yajC gene encoding preprotein translocase subunit YajC, encoding MSMQLLLTQAAGSGGGAAGFLMLVPYLLIFVVFWFFLIRPQQVRMKEHKAKIAAVKPRDQVVTGGGIVGKVTRVDDDFADVEIAQGVKIKVVKATLSDVLQPGGKPAND
- the arsB gene encoding ACR3 family arsenite efflux transporter, producing the protein MTLFERYLTLWVALCIVVGIAAGHWLPAIFAAIGAAEIAKVNLPVALLVWLMIIPMLLKIDFAALGKVGRHWRGIGVTLFVNWAVKPFSMALLGAIFIGWLFAPWLPADQISSYIAGLILLAAAPCTAMVFVWSNLCEGEPSYTLSQVALNDVLMLFLFAPLVALLLGVAAIIVPWDTLMLSVLLYIVVPVVLAQMIRRMMLARGGEVALGRLLARLSPLSLAALLATLVLLFGFQGEQIVAQPLIIALLAVPILIQVYFNAGLAYLLNRAVGEAHCVAGPSALIGASNFFELAVAAAISLFGLQSGAALATVVGVLIEVPVMLSVVAIVNRSKGWYERGRAVAARQGAGAEGEARL
- the arsC gene encoding arsenate reductase (glutaredoxin) (This arsenate reductase requires both glutathione and glutaredoxin to convert arsenate to arsenite, after which the efflux transporter formed by ArsA and ArsB can extrude the arsenite from the cell, providing resistance.); translation: MSDFPVTIYHNPDCGTSRNALAMIEAAGYAPEVIEYRRAGWTAEQLEQLCAAMGVRPRALLREKGTPAAELGLVDEDVSDAAMIAAMVAHPILVNRPIVVTPKGVKLCRPSEQVLELLERAPAQFQKEDGEIILPFPGGQ